Part of the Bos indicus isolate NIAB-ARS_2022 breed Sahiwal x Tharparkar chromosome 29, NIAB-ARS_B.indTharparkar_mat_pri_1.0, whole genome shotgun sequence genome is shown below.
CGAGTTGTATTTGAAAGCAGATTTTGTTCTTTGATTCTGATGAGATGAGGTAGCATGAAGGAGTTGGGTAGGGGTGCAGTGTGGCCATGGACCCTTGCCCTTCTCTACGAAGTGTGTGCAGGGCAGGAAAAAACCTCTAGGAAAGGAGAAACCTGGGTTCTCCTCAGACGTTGTTACCTACCATGGTGACCTCAGATGATCATGTTATCTcttcgtgcctcagtttcctcatctataaacagGGAATGACCATCCTGGCCCTGACAGactcattttaggaatcaatcAGAAGTGAAAGCACTTAAatatagaagggcttcccttgtggctcagctggtaaagaacctgcctgcaatgtaggagatctgcgttcagtccctgggttgggaagatcccctggagaagagaaaggctacccactccagtattctggcctagagaattccatgggctgtatactccatggggtcgcaaagactcggactcgactgagcaactttcacttcacttcacatgaaCTTACGGATTTAAGGTATGAGAAAGGATCTGGGGCTCTCAGATTCAGGAAGCTCCAAGACTGCCAAGGTCCCCCAAGAACCCCCTTTCTGAAGATCCACCTGCAGAAAGGGCAGGACCCACCGGGTGCAGGTGAAACGTCCTTCCCACAGCAGGCCTGGAGGAGCTGCTTCTGGCAGGGGTCCCAGTTACTCAGCGCACATCTGCTGCCGACTGACTCAGAGATGATGCAGCCCCATGCACGTGGCCTCCGGTGGCCCCTCTGCCAGTCAGACTGCACCACGTGCTCTCCCACCTCCTCACCCCTCACAACCACTCTGAGACAGAGAGGATACCGAGTTCATGCAGACACTGCAGCTAGCACTCCCGGGTATGCAGGGGCCGCCACTGTCTCTAAAGCCCGGTCCACTCCTGCAGCTAGGGACAGGACTCCTGGGAGACCCACCTGGAGGGACTGAAGGAGCCAGACACCTTCCTGCATGAGTCGCCTTTGCCCCCACACACCCCACACTTGTCCAGCTTCTTAGGTGAGTCCAACACGTGATCACAGCCAGCCTTGACACACTGGCCACGGACACAGATGGCCAGAGTATCGGGTCCGCACAGGGTGCCATCGATCACCTGCAGAAAGGAAGCAGGGTCTGAAGGGACCTGAGCATAGGTGCAGCCCGCACGTGGTCCGGGCCAGGAGGCCTTCCTCCCCACCCGTGCATCTGAGTTCCAGAAGGTTCCTCACCTTGTCCTCAAATATTCTGAACTCGCTCCGCCCCCTGGCTAGGCAGAACAGTTTGCAGCGGTCCCGGGGGGACACCCCCGCATACTTGGGGACCCACTGCAGTAGGTTTCCCTCCACGTCTGTGTAATTGTAGGCATTGAACTTCTCACACTGCTGCTCCCTGAAGCTTTTCCCTAAAACGAGGATGAGAGGTCACGGAGTCACCATGCTGAACTGAAGCAGGGAGGACCCCGAGGGGGAGATGCCCGGATTCTGGGCATCCTTCTTCCTCCTGGACTTGACCTGGTCCCAGGACGCGGGTCACCTCAGCCCGCCCTTCCTCAGCACTGACCTCGGCGCTGACTCATGAGGCAGGAAAGGAGAAGCCTGCCCCGCGGGGGTTTTCTGGGAAAGACAGTGTTTCTATTGGGGAGAGTCTtaattctgctttactgattagctttctctcgtggctcagttggtataaagaatccgccttcagtgCAGGAAGACCTAGACTCgattcctggattgagaagaccccttggagaaggaaatggcaatccactccagtgttcttgcctggaaaatcccatggacagaggagcctggcgggctgcagtccatggggttgcaacagtcggacataacttagcgactaaaccaccaccaacaccaaACCTAGGTGAGGATGGGGATAGCTCAGTAGGCCTGGGAAGCAGAGAATGACACACGGAGGTATATTTTGGACCCTCTGCTAATCATGACCCTTGACACTGGACGTTTGGACAAAGGCCCCCTCTGTCCCTAATTCTGACCTGGCCTCTGCTCTCCACTTGCTGTAATTCTGGGTATCTTTGGGGGAGTCCACTTGAAGACACTGTGATTACCTCCAGCTCAGTGAGGCCCAACTCCGTGTGGTTCCTCCATCACCTGGTTGCCTCTTcattgttgttgctaagtcacttcagtcgtgtccgactctgtgtgaccccatagacggcagcccaccaggctcccccatccctgggattctccaggcaagaacactggagtgggctgccatttccttctccaatgcatgaaagtgaaaagtgaaagtgaagtcgctcggtcgtgtcgattcttagcgaccccatggactgtagcctcccaggctcctccattaatgggattttccaggcaggcaagagtactggagtggggtgccattgccttctccaggttggCTCTTCACAGGGTGATGTTACCACCTTCTAGCCTGAGACTGGAACCCTGGTATCTTCTCGACATTTGAGCACCTACATCTGCTATTTCCGGCatgtcactaagtcctgtcctcTGTTCAGGATGAGCTGAGGTTTTGCATGCTCCTTCCCATACTCCACAATTCAGTCCACTGCTCACAAGCTAAGGCTGGGGATTTCCTGTGAGACTTGGTGCCTAGTCTCCCACCCATCCTGCTGCTTCCAAGACAGGAAGACCTGGGTGTTTCCTTCTCGCGGTCCTGAAGTTAGCGCTGCTCTTACTGCTGAGGTTCCCCACCGAGCTGGACACCTTCATGGTCTGTGGAGCTTCAAACCCCAGGTGGCCACGCCCCCTCCTGAGAGAGCGTCGGGACAGCCGAGGCACACGAGAGGCACTAAGCTCCCGCTGATGGAGATGGCTGGTACCAGTGCACCTGAAATCCAGGTCTCAGCTCCTGTCCGTGTCTCCTCTGTGCCTCGTATtcattcccctctcctctcttctctctctcatttccccAGGAGCCCTTCACTAGTGTGCCAGGAGGATGCCCACAattccaggcagatgctctaGAGCCTCCTGCCATTACGGCTCCTCCTCGTCTTACAAAACTACAAAGCCTCCAGACTCCCTTGCTATTTGCCCTCCCTGGGCTGGGCCTCTGTGCTTGTAGGAACTTCTCTAACCTCCCTAAAAGTGTGTGCCATCTGCTGCCTGTCACACTCCCTGGAGCTGCGACAAGGAGCTGGACAGGGTGGTGGAGCAAAGATCTGCAGGGACTCCCTCTCATGTCTCTGTAGCCGTCACTGCTCCTAGTTAAGGAGTTAAGGTATGTGCTTTTCatggagctcagctcagtgctctgtgatgacctagagggttaggaggggaagggaggagagggaggtccaagggggaggggatatatgtatactcagAGCTCattcacagcagaaactaacacaacattgtaaagcaactatcctccaattaaagaagactacatgggaaaaaaaaaaaaaaggtatgtgcTTTCTTGTGGGCACTGGGGGATGTGCCTGGGAGGCGGAAATGAGGCACTTCCCAGGAAGGTTCCCATAGGCAGATGCCATGGCCCCAAGGGGAGATGAGCAACCTTCTTAGGAGAAGTGTGTGCTAGGATCAGATTCAGAAACCTTCCCTCTGCCCTGGGCTGAACGTTGGCTGGAGTGACCCTGGAGGTGGCTCCGACAATTGCTTTGGACAGTGGCTCCATTGTTCTGCACACAGACCAGGGTTTAGACTCCTCCAGGAGTAGTATTactgtggactctagccctccgCAGAGCCCTGCCCCGGCTCTAGAGCATAAGCTGGTTGGGAGTGACATCCTCCATGTCCACATCTCCAAAAACCAGGGTGGTTTCTCTCCTTGACTTTTCCAGGCTCTCCCTGCACAGTGAGAGCTGGCCCGGGGCACTGTAGGCTGCCCCAAAGTGTGGTGCCTCAAGAGCCCGTTTCTGTCTGCACCCTGGAAAGCTCTGAGCCCGAGAGACCACCCTCTTCCAGGGATGTGCTGCAGTCGCCGTAGCAGCTGCTCTGGTCATTACCGTCTGGGGGGCACTCCTCGGTGTGGCATGACTGGTACTTGGCTCTCTGACCCAGGCAGTACTTCCCTCCGTTCTGAGGCTCAGGATTCGTGCACTCACGGTATGAAAACTGTACTCCTCCTCCGCAGGTCCGTGAACATGCACCCCAGGGTCCCCACGGGGCCCAGCCTCCATCCACCACAGCCTGCAACACACAAGGCCGCTCTgagtggggtgaggggagagggccTAGGCTCTCGGTGGGACCTCCTTTCCTAGCTGTGCTTGTGCTGGTGGGTGGAGTTCGCTAACTGCCCAATTCGTCTTCCCATTGGCTTGTGTGACTGCAGCTGACCACAGAGTCTGTGCGGGCCTGGCCCTCAGCTGCCCCCCAAGCAGCCAAGGGTCTAGAACCGTTCCTCACCCTTTGTAAGGTGCTCAGTTGCAGAATCAAACACTTTTATGGGAATAAGGCTGAGGAAAATACAGTGGTTTCCCATGGGGGCTGAGACTCCCGCAGTGTTTGGAGACACTGTAGTTGTCACAGCTGGGCAGGGTGTACACTGTTGGCCTCCAACGAGTCGGGGACAGGGAGCTGCTCAGCCTATACAGCCAGAGTGCACACAGCCCAGACACCACCAGTGCTGAGGCTGAGCAGCTCTGACCTAAAGGAAGGATCTCTGGGAGGTGAGGCTGCTAGTCTACTAGCCTCCAGGTCCAGGAGTGAGTAGGACATCCTGGGAACAGTCACATCCAACTTTACAACTGACTCTGAGGTCAAGCAGTTGTGATGGGTGGGTACACagagttttcaaaatgaaaataattttttaaaggttacagAAGTCATACGTGAtcctataaaaaatgaaaaataggaaaaatgtgaGAGAAAGTAACACTTAAAGATATACCACTACCTAGATGAAGCCATTGACATGATTTTCATCAATATCCCTTTATACCTGTGCTCTGACTATCGTCATGAAGGTCCCgtgtttttattttacagagaCATGATTCTGTCAATAtatgcaatatttctttttttttttttttatgcaataTTTCTGATCTGTCTTTTCCCCTTAAAAATACATTAGAAGCACTAGCCTGGGTTCACTTTCTGGCCACTTTTTCCTGTGTGGAGCCTGGCTGCACTGCTGGGGAAGGTGGGAGTGGACCCCCTTCCCATCTCTCCCCTCAGGACTGTGTGAAGCCCACACTACAGGACAGGGTTGGGAAAAGCCACGTGTTGGGCAGGGGCTTGGAGGGGACTTAGAAAGAATCCATGACGCCTATCCCGGCCCAAGCTTAGAAGGAATGTGTGGATTACGTGGCCACACAGGCCCCTGGGCCTCCGTGCACGGGATGTGCCCTGAGGACAGCCTTCCAGAAGGTGAGAGCGCAGGCCACCCTAGTGATTCAGAGCTGGCCAGACCCAGGCTGAGACCCATCGGACATTGTTTCAGAGATGGCTCAGTGACTCCAGTTAGAGAAAGGTGACGAGCCTTACAGTTCGGAAGTACAAAGAGCAGGGCAAAGGAGCCAGTCGTTTAAAACCCCTTCTCGACATTGCCTTGCCTTCCCTGCAGGTTCACTCTGCCAAGttttctctgctggctcagaggtggttccccttccttcttccctccttctggAACAAGGGGTCCCCACACTACCTCCCACTGTCCTGACCCCTAGCTAAGAATTCAGCTCAGACACGGGTAGGGCATGAATACTTTCCCCTCCTTCTTGATGGGGTGTCCCTCCTCTGCTGTCACTCACTCCGTTTATAATAGAATTCATAATGGCTTCTGTTTATTGAGTGTCCATGACAGTCTCGCGCAGGAGTGTCCACGCCTAGCACCAGTCCTCCAAGTCAAGTCCACAGCTGTTCCAAAGGCAAGCTCTCCAAACGCCCAAGCCCTGATAGCACCATCCATTTGCTCTGAGGACACCCTCGAAGGGCTCCTCTTGTGTCTGAATAAATACGCTTTATTTTGTGTGTCAAAGGATGTGTGGCTCTACTCATAGTTGCATCTGGCCCCAAGCCTCCTGCTTCCTAGCTCTCAAGTGCGGCTTCCTCCATGGAAACAGCCCTCCCCCGTCCCTCTCCCTGACACCCCAGTGGCCATCCCTCACCTCGGGCTTCTCCACTTCCTCCTCGGGCAGGCAGCTGCCCTCCCAGCAGAGGTGCCCGGGCCCGCAGGGTGTCCCATCGGCCCAGGGCAGGCTGGCATTCCTCGTGTGGCAAAGGGGGTCGGGGCCATCAATGCGGCACCAGAGCTGCGCGCAGGTGTTCTGGTCAGAGGAGTTGGGGCAGTGGCGGAAGCCCAGCCCAAAGATCTGCTTGCACTGTTGGTCCAGGTCGTAGAGGGGCCTGCGGCCGGGGAGGTCTGTGGGCAGGGCCATGGCCCAGGAAGGGGCATCCAGAAGGCAGTCCCCTGAGGaatgaaggaagcagagaaacAGGAATAAGGGCCAGGGGTTCCCTCCTGTCACATGGCACTCAAGGACTCCTTGACTTCAATCCACAAACTGTCAACACTCCATCATCTAGAGAAATTCCTTCCACGTTTTGATTATCAGTAGCACATTTATTTAAAGGATTGAATTTCTTTGTCATCCAGAATGTCTTATATGTATGCAGTGTTTACCGAGGGAAGGCCAGCTAATTGTAGCACTAATCTAAGTCACAGTATAATTAGGGATGTAAATGGACTGTTAAATCCAGGCCCAGAGAATTAAAGCCAAAGTATTGATGTTTGAACGATCTATTATGTCTGCATCAAGAATCACTTGTGTCTTCATTTCTTTACTCCACAAGCCAGGCTGCCTGCACCAGGCACTTCGCCCCACTCCTTGCTCTCAGGGGGCGTTCCTGCCTATGCTGTTTTCACGCTACCCTGTGATGTACGGCTCCAGCCGGAGGCTCCCTTCTCTGCTCTGTATGACAAACATTCTTCCATTCCTTCAAGGTCTGTGGGAACCCACCTTCTCCAACAGACCTTCTCAGACCACTTCTACCTGCTCTGCAGATAATCTCATTGGCGCTAGAAGCTGGGTTGAGGAACAGCAGGCTAGAGGAGTGGGTAGAGCACCTCAGCCCTGGAGGGCAGTGAGGACACTGCTGCTGAATGTCTCCCGTCCTGAGACGCAAGCAAAGTAGGTGCCTGCCGCCGGCCAGGGAGAAGCGGGGACCTACCGTACCCGCGGTCCAGGAATGCGGGTGCCCGCCGCCGGCCAGGGAGAAGCGGGGACCTACCGTACCCGCGGTCCAGGAACTCTCTGAGGAACGAGGCGCTGCAGGGGGACCAGGGCCGTGTTTTGTTCAGCTGGACGTAGAGCGGCGCCATCATGTGGTGCTTGTCCAGGGGCCCGAACAGCCGAGTACAAAGCTTGGAGTCGTCGTGGGGCATGCCGAGGACGTGCCCTGGGAAGGACGAGACCCCTAGTCCACCTGCCGCCTCCATTGCTGTCAGCCGTCCATCCATGGGGCACAGTGCTCTGAAAGCCTAAGCAGTGCCAGCTCATCCAGGAACTCCACCTGTTTGTTCCTCAGGGACAGTTCTCAGCCCACTCTCCCAGGGGAACCGGGAGCACTGGGATCCCTCTTTTTTCTGCTGGGGCCTTTCCTGATTCACATTCCCCTTAATCGTTTGCTCACTTTCTCTCACTGTCATTGCAGTTGACCTTCTGAATCCTGACTGCTTAGCCAGGACACCCCCTCACGGCTCTATCTGAGCACTGGTGTTTCCCCATGCCGCCTGAGGATGGCCCTTCACTCAGGGTGGGGATGGAGAGCATGAGGGCACAGTTACTCTGTGACAACCAGGAAGCACGGCACAGCCCTGGGGGGCTGCACCACTGGACTCTGGAAGGCAGGTCCCCCCAACCCAGCACCTGGCCTCTGGGAGTGGGGGATCTTACCGAGTTCGTGGGCCAGAGTGTAGGCTGCCTGAAGGCCCTGGTCCTGGATCACGGCGCAGCTCTTGCTGGGTTCACAGATGGTGCCAACGTTGGCCACACCCAGGGTGTCGCACCTGCCCTCCTGCCCGCAAAGGTTCTGCTCAGGAGAAAGCGAGACATGAGGACAGAAAGAGGACAGGAACTGCATGTTCCTGCACCTCCTGAGATGAGGGAGATGTTTTCAGCCAAATCTCTATTTCTTCACAAAGGACATTTGTCATCTACATCAGCAAGACATCAGGCTGTGGGCCTGGGAAGTCTGTCCTGGGAGGCAGGATAGCCTGGGAAGCTATGGACCCCCCTGCATAGGGAGACAGGTGGGCCCTGACCCCTGGACCTCGGGCTCCCCAGCTGTGAAGTGGGGCTAAACACGCAGCTTTGGCCTCGGGGTTGTCTTGACgctggggggcagggagcagggcctCTACCCATGAGGAGTCTGGCTAGACTTTAGGAAACCACCTGCTTAAACCTCACCATGAAGGTGGGCAGGCCTCCTGATTTGGAGACATtatgggaggagcctggttacCTGCCCCCAGGGTTTAACCCGGGTTGCAGCTGCACCTCTGCACTTTGTTCCAACTCCACATGTCTCTCAGGGCAGTTTGAGTCCTTTTTGTCTTGTCATGACCTCAGCAGACAGCTGGTCACAAACTTCTGGACAAGAGCCCTTACACATTCCTCTGCTTCCCTTGAAATACCTCATACTTGTCCTCATGAcctcctcctcccgccccaccccctcGTCCACATTCATGGCTCTCTGTCCAGCTAGGGCCAGCAGGGAGCCAGTCCCCACATTTGGGCTGGCTCCACATTTGAGCCACACCCCCTCCTTGACCCACCCAGTGCCACCCCTTCCCCTGCAGTGTCTGGAGGCCCTCAACCTCTCTGGTGAGCAGGATGGCCGTGTCGAAGTGCTCAGGGTGCCGGTCTCTGGGCTGGTTGATGTCCCGCTGCCAGGCGCAGAAGTCGCGCAGTATCAGCCCGCTGTTGTCTGACACCTCGGGGCCCAGCTTCTCGTCCCCCAGGATCACCAACTTCATCATCACCAGGTTGACGGAGTTGCCGATGCTGGGGTGCTTGTAGATGCGGGCGGCCATGGACATCAGCATCAGGATGTGGTTCTGAGGCGAGCAGGGGTGAAGAGGGAGGGGTCAACCTCCCAGCAGTGCCCACCCCTGCTGTCACCTGAGCTGTGCACTCCTCACTGCAGGGCATTGGTGTATAGCCTCTTTGG
Proteins encoded:
- the ADAMTS8 gene encoding A disintegrin and metalloproteinase with thrombospondin motifs 8 is translated as MPRAAPRWPPLLLLLLLLTLPPLARGAPARPGGRRPASALVVPKRLQSIAGEVALHLSAFGRDLELRLEPDDSFLAPEFKIARLGGSGGAAGRERELRGCIFSGTVNRDPESLAAVSLCRGLSGTFLLEGQEFTIKPQGAGRSLHQPHLLQRWGHVHPATAAQPLSRASEREAQKEEGERQERRADTAEEEEKEKQEEDEEGQEEEAESSSEPPPTLGAKSRTKRFVSEDRFVEMLLVADASMVAFYGEDLENHILMLMSMAARIYKHPSIGNSVNLVMMKLVILGDEKLGPEVSDNSGLILRDFCAWQRDINQPRDRHPEHFDTAILLTRENLCGQEGRCDTLGVANVGTICEPSKSCAVIQDQGLQAAYTLAHELGHVLGMPHDDSKLCTRLFGPLDKHHMMAPLYVQLNKTRPWSPCSASFLREFLDRGYGDCLLDAPSWAMALPTDLPGRRPLYDLDQQCKQIFGLGFRHCPNSSDQNTCAQLWCRIDGPDPLCHTRNASLPWADGTPCGPGHLCWEGSCLPEEEVEKPEAVVDGGWAPWGPWGACSRTCGGGVQFSYRECTNPEPQNGGKYCLGQRAKYQSCHTEECPPDGKSFREQQCEKFNAYNYTDVEGNLLQWVPKYAGVSPRDRCKLFCLARGRSEFRIFEDKVIDGTLCGPDTLAICVRGQCVKAGCDHVLDSPKKLDKCGVCGGKGDSCRKVSGSFSPSSYGYNDIVTFPAGSTNIDVKQRSPPGVQNDGNYLALKTTDGEYLLNGNNAIFPTEQYILLNGTVLRYSGAFTSLERLQSFQSLPEPLTLQLLKVHGDPLKVKYTFFVPDDMNSSKQSSRERTTTNVIQALLNTQWVLGDWSECSHSCGAGWQRRMVQCRDPSGQTSAACDEALKPEDTKLCRSLPCFS